One region of Oxalobacteraceae bacterium OTU3CAMAD1 genomic DNA includes:
- a CDS encoding catecholate siderophore receptor Fiu — translation MAMIKSRKHAQSRFNQHMSAALAVMLLPVAAHAAAADAAEPVVVAGQQQTMPEVKVQGTAEGIKADKAASVKYTEKLVDTAQTITVIKKELIEQQGAVTLTEALRNTPGVGAFFLGENGNTNTGDAIFMRGFDASGSIYVDGVRDVGSISRDTFNIEQIDVLKGPAGTDNGRSSPTGSINLVSKQPQQENAYLGSVTFGSGKQKRATADLNQVLDADSGTAFRVNVLAQDAGNPARDVVENKRWAVAPSLAFGLNGPTRVYLNYLHVKQNNIPDGGVLTIGMPGYTAPVPTTGTAAFRAAEAVRLAPLNSAPRVDPRNFYGSSYDHDDVTADMATVRLEHDFANGIKLQNTTRFGKTEQDYLLTAFMATAANLVLPSADPATWQMLRTNTTFKDQSNKIFTNQTTATGEFATGALKHTVVGGLEITTEKQTNYTWAPTGGTGLPITSIYYPNPATSFNLTYARNGAQAQGSTDTVSAYVFDTLKIGDKWILNGGVRVDHYSTDYNAVALQATVTPPAVQPLPPGTRIPTALKKSDNLINGKLSALYKITPESSVYGLVATSKAPPGGTTFSLSAAANSAANVNYDPQETTNYELGGKWDLLKQKLSLSAALYRTDVKNEVEVDPTNPAIYYQNGKKRVQGIELGVTGEITRGWIVSAGYTRMSTKVEKGRSVLANGEEQLAYTPKQAFTSWTSYTLPMGLQIGGGVRYAGKLLRGTDGAVGTPAFIESYWVADAMASYPINKNVDVRLNVYNLTDKEYAASINKSGYRYIPGQPRSASLTANIKF, via the coding sequence ATGGCAATGATCAAGAGTCGCAAACACGCGCAATCGCGCTTCAACCAACACATGAGCGCGGCGCTGGCCGTGATGCTGCTCCCGGTCGCCGCCCACGCGGCCGCAGCCGACGCCGCCGAACCTGTCGTGGTCGCCGGCCAACAACAAACCATGCCCGAAGTCAAAGTCCAGGGCACCGCCGAGGGCATCAAGGCCGACAAGGCCGCGTCCGTCAAGTACACCGAAAAGCTGGTCGACACCGCCCAGACCATCACCGTCATCAAAAAAGAACTGATCGAACAGCAAGGCGCCGTCACCCTGACCGAAGCGCTGCGCAACACCCCCGGCGTGGGCGCCTTCTTCCTGGGCGAGAACGGCAACACCAACACCGGCGACGCCATCTTCATGCGCGGCTTCGACGCCTCCGGCAGCATCTACGTCGACGGCGTGCGCGACGTCGGCTCGATCTCGCGCGACACCTTCAACATCGAACAGATCGACGTGCTCAAGGGCCCGGCCGGCACCGACAACGGCCGCAGCTCGCCGACCGGTTCGATCAACCTGGTCAGCAAACAGCCGCAGCAGGAAAACGCCTACCTCGGCTCCGTCACCTTCGGCAGCGGCAAGCAAAAGCGCGCCACCGCCGACCTCAACCAGGTGCTCGACGCCGACAGCGGCACCGCCTTCCGCGTCAACGTGCTGGCCCAGGATGCCGGCAATCCGGCGCGCGACGTCGTCGAGAACAAGCGCTGGGCCGTGGCGCCGTCGCTCGCGTTCGGCCTGAACGGTCCGACCCGTGTCTACCTGAACTACCTGCACGTCAAGCAAAACAACATCCCCGACGGCGGCGTGCTGACCATCGGCATGCCCGGCTACACCGCGCCGGTGCCGACCACCGGCACTGCGGCGTTCAGGGCGGCCGAGGCCGTGCGCCTGGCGCCGCTCAACAGCGCGCCGCGCGTCGACCCGCGCAACTTCTACGGTTCCTCGTACGACCACGACGACGTCACCGCCGACATGGCCACCGTGCGCCTCGAGCACGACTTCGCCAACGGCATCAAACTGCAGAACACCACCCGCTTCGGCAAGACCGAGCAGGACTACCTGCTGACCGCGTTCATGGCCACCGCCGCCAACCTGGTGCTGCCGAGCGCCGATCCGGCCACCTGGCAAATGCTGCGCACCAACACGACGTTCAAGGACCAGAGCAACAAGATCTTCACCAACCAGACCACCGCCACCGGCGAATTCGCCACCGGCGCGCTCAAGCACACCGTGGTCGGCGGCCTTGAGATCACCACCGAGAAGCAGACCAACTACACCTGGGCGCCGACCGGCGGCACCGGCCTGCCGATCACCAGCATCTACTACCCGAACCCGGCGACGTCGTTCAACCTGACCTACGCCCGCAACGGCGCGCAAGCCCAGGGCAGCACCGACACCGTGAGCGCCTACGTGTTCGACACCCTCAAGATCGGCGACAAGTGGATCCTGAACGGCGGCGTGCGCGTCGACCACTACAGCACCGACTACAACGCCGTGGCGCTGCAGGCGACGGTGACCCCGCCGGCGGTGCAGCCGCTGCCGCCCGGCACGCGCATCCCGACCGCGCTTAAAAAGAGCGACAACCTGATCAACGGCAAGCTGTCGGCGCTGTACAAGATCACCCCTGAGAGCAGCGTCTATGGCCTGGTGGCGACGTCGAAGGCGCCGCCGGGCGGCACCACCTTCTCGCTGAGCGCGGCCGCCAACAGCGCCGCCAACGTCAACTACGATCCGCAGGAAACCACCAACTACGAGCTGGGCGGCAAATGGGATCTGCTCAAGCAGAAGCTGTCGCTGTCGGCCGCGCTGTACCGCACCGACGTCAAGAATGAAGTCGAAGTCGACCCGACCAACCCGGCCATCTACTACCAGAACGGCAAGAAGCGCGTCCAGGGTATCGAACTGGGCGTGACCGGTGAAATCACCCGCGGCTGGATCGTCAGCGCCGGCTACACCCGCATGTCGACCAAGGTCGAGAAGGGCCGCTCGGTGCTGGCCAACGGCGAGGAGCAACTGGCCTACACGCCGAAGCAGGCATTCACGTCGTGGACCTCGTACACCCTGCCGATGGGCCTGCAGATCGGCGGCGGCGTGCGCTACGCCGGCAAGCTGCTGCGCGGCACCGACGGCGCCGTCGGCACCCCGGCCTTCATCGAGTCGTACTGGGTGGCCGACGCCATGGCGTCGTACCCGATCAACAAGAACGTCGATGTGCGCCTGAACGTGTACAACCTGACCGACAAGGAATACGCCGCGTCGATCAACAAGTCGGGCTACCGCTACATCCCTGGCCAGCCACGCTCGGCCAGCCTGACGGCCAACATCAAGTTCTGA
- a CDS encoding Fe2+-dependent dioxygenase has protein sequence MMLHIPGVLRREQVAAMRARLDASDWIDGRTTVGAQGAQVKQNRQLPEGSPLALELGRIVLAALADSPLFFSAALPLRTIAPLFNSYAGGEHYGAHVDGSMRRMADGQWLRTDVSSTLFLSDPDDYDGGELIVTDAYGEHEVKLPAGDLILYPSTSIHRVEPVTRGARVCSFFWTQSMVRDDMRRGMLLELDQNIQSLRARLGDCAELVGLTGHYHNLLRQWSEA, from the coding sequence ATGATGCTGCACATCCCTGGCGTGTTGCGCCGCGAACAGGTGGCCGCCATGCGCGCCCGCCTGGACGCATCGGACTGGATCGACGGGCGCACCACCGTCGGCGCCCAGGGCGCCCAGGTCAAGCAGAACCGGCAACTGCCGGAGGGGTCGCCGCTGGCGCTCGAACTGGGCCGCATCGTGCTGGCGGCGCTGGCCGACAGCCCGCTGTTCTTCTCGGCCGCGCTGCCGCTGCGCACCATTGCGCCGCTGTTCAACAGCTACGCCGGCGGCGAGCACTACGGCGCGCACGTGGACGGCTCGATGCGCCGCATGGCGGACGGCCAGTGGCTGCGCACGGACGTTTCGTCGACCCTGTTCCTGAGCGATCCGGACGACTACGACGGCGGCGAGCTGATCGTCACCGACGCCTACGGCGAGCACGAGGTCAAGCTGCCGGCCGGCGACCTGATCCTGTACCCGTCGACCAGCATCCACCGGGTCGAACCGGTCACGCGCGGCGCCCGCGTGTGTTCCTTTTTCTGGACCCAAAGCATGGTGCGCGACGACATGCGGCGCGGCATGTTGCTCGAGCTGGATCAGAACATCCAGAGCCTGCGCGCGCGCTTGGGCGACTGCGCGGAACTGGTCGGCCTGACCGGGCATTACCACAATTTGTTGCGCCAGTGGAGCGAGGCGTAG
- a CDS encoding PEP-CTERM sorting domain-containing protein: MASVQGTRPQPHSRSSRLRTGLRLIPLLCAAWAGNAAAIDVIYQGPPGGSGLTGAVPGAAGGNGMTAPPAQIVTFSADFTNTLTVTGGRGGDGGNGAAGNANVAGGNAGAGGAGAATLADMASAIAAGPASLTVVGTGGRGGNAGQPGAGFGGQASGQGAVGGQGGAAVANATLTTNGGAFSQVAATATGGEGGLGIAGFAGGDGGAATSNARAGGSGSALLQLTSSATGGAGAAATYEGARGGDGGAAIATNGLSGPGSGVLDLTMLTTATGGRGGDADFDITAVPHGFGGHGGAASVSHSAAYAGNSLNLAQTATGGAGGGTIFGLAGNGGNAASTISLSTGGASWVDVAGTAIGGQGGGSVGDPFNIGSEVGATGSGGSANSQLWLSASPGNLGAQITGTSTATGGRSGAGAFLSDVGAAEALATVHGGGRVTSVANATGQLGGSSGGYANAQAIAGSNYVAVARANAAGGGSVYESGAGATASAVASASYLASADALAASGSGRHGIMNASTASAQAIVTRIAGDASPVIPGQPSEARAHAMAIGMGNTAQARSTYTDHGLGAAVTTRAANDQSDMFYAPEARTAANVGGAAYGPWSPQDGLDATIFSNASALPAAASVAPMIASSTEVTSAFADAETLAAGTMGAAFFPATASAELSLPFSAGNHLLLALVQPFSFGFDSVFSFSVSNGGTSLYSGSFTTLAQADAVFNGHVLDLGVINANTLDLLLTFTMESGMYGFSYLVGQGGALAPVPEPGSWMLLMLGLALLAWRAGAFKATRIGPASV, from the coding sequence ATGGCCAGCGTACAAGGCACCCGCCCACAACCCCATTCCCGTTCCAGCCGCCTGCGCACCGGACTGCGCCTGATACCGCTGCTGTGCGCGGCGTGGGCCGGCAACGCCGCGGCCATCGACGTCATCTACCAGGGCCCGCCGGGCGGCAGCGGCCTGACCGGCGCCGTGCCGGGCGCGGCCGGCGGCAACGGCATGACCGCGCCGCCGGCGCAGATCGTCACGTTCAGCGCCGACTTCACCAACACGCTGACCGTCACCGGCGGCCGGGGCGGCGACGGCGGCAACGGCGCGGCCGGCAACGCCAATGTCGCGGGCGGCAATGCCGGCGCCGGCGGCGCGGGCGCCGCCACCCTGGCCGACATGGCCTCGGCCATCGCGGCCGGCCCGGCCTCGCTGACGGTGGTCGGCACGGGCGGACGCGGCGGCAACGCCGGCCAGCCGGGCGCCGGCTTCGGCGGCCAGGCGAGCGGCCAGGGCGCCGTCGGCGGCCAGGGCGGCGCGGCGGTCGCCAACGCCACCCTGACCACCAACGGCGGCGCCTTCTCCCAAGTGGCGGCCACGGCCACCGGCGGCGAGGGCGGCCTGGGCATCGCCGGTTTCGCCGGCGGCGACGGCGGCGCCGCCACCAGCAACGCGCGCGCCGGCGGTAGCGGCAGCGCATTGTTGCAACTGACTTCCAGCGCCACCGGCGGCGCCGGCGCGGCGGCCACCTACGAAGGCGCACGGGGAGGCGACGGCGGCGCGGCCATCGCCACCAACGGCCTGAGCGGCCCCGGTTCCGGCGTGCTCGACCTGACCATGCTGACGACCGCCACCGGCGGTCGCGGCGGCGACGCCGACTTCGACATCACGGCCGTTCCCCACGGCTTTGGCGGCCACGGCGGCGCGGCATCGGTCAGCCACAGTGCCGCCTACGCCGGCAACTCGCTGAACCTGGCGCAAACGGCCACCGGCGGCGCCGGCGGCGGCACCATCTTCGGCCTGGCCGGCAACGGCGGCAACGCCGCGTCGACGATCTCGCTGTCGACGGGCGGCGCGTCGTGGGTCGACGTCGCCGGCACCGCCATCGGCGGCCAGGGCGGCGGCAGCGTGGGCGACCCGTTCAATATCGGTTCAGAGGTGGGCGCGACGGGCAGCGGCGGCTCGGCCAACAGCCAGCTATGGCTCAGCGCCTCGCCGGGCAACCTGGGCGCGCAGATCACCGGCACCAGCACGGCCACCGGCGGCAGGAGCGGCGCCGGCGCGTTCCTCTCCGACGTCGGCGCGGCCGAAGCCTTGGCCACCGTCCACGGCGGCGGCCGGGTGACCAGCGTGGCCAACGCCACCGGCCAACTTGGCGGCAGCAGCGGCGGCTATGCCAACGCCCAGGCCATCGCCGGCTCGAACTACGTCGCCGTCGCGCGCGCGAACGCGGCCGGCGGCGGCTCCGTGTACGAATCCGGCGCCGGCGCCACCGCCAGCGCGGTGGCCAGCGCCAGCTACCTCGCCAGCGCCGACGCGCTGGCCGCCTCCGGCAGCGGCCGTCACGGCATCATGAACGCTTCGACGGCGAGCGCGCAGGCGATCGTCACCCGCATCGCCGGCGACGCCTCGCCGGTGATCCCCGGACAGCCTTCCGAGGCGCGCGCCCACGCGATGGCCATCGGCATGGGCAACACCGCCCAGGCGCGCAGCACCTACACCGATCATGGCCTCGGCGCGGCCGTCACCACCCGCGCCGCCAACGACCAATCGGACATGTTCTACGCACCCGAGGCGCGGACCGCAGCCAACGTCGGCGGCGCGGCCTACGGCCCCTGGTCGCCCCAGGACGGCCTCGACGCGACGATCTTCTCCAACGCGAGCGCCCTGCCCGCAGCGGCCTCGGTGGCGCCGATGATCGCCTCGTCGACCGAGGTGACGAGCGCGTTCGCCGACGCCGAAACGCTGGCCGCCGGCACCATGGGCGCCGCCTTCTTCCCCGCGACCGCCAGCGCCGAATTGAGCTTGCCGTTTAGTGCCGGCAACCACCTGCTGCTGGCGCTGGTGCAACCGTTCTCGTTCGGCTTCGACAGCGTCTTCAGCTTTTCCGTCAGCAACGGCGGCACATCGCTGTACTCGGGCAGCTTCACCACGCTGGCCCAGGCCGACGCGGTGTTCAACGGCCATGTGCTGGACCTGGGCGTGATCAACGCCAACACCCTCGATCTGCTGCTCACCTTCACCATGGAGAGCGGCATGTACGGCTTCAGTTATCTGGTCGGCCAGGGCGGCGCGCTGGCGCCGGTGCCGGAGCCGGGCAGCTGGATGTTGCTGATGCTGGGCCTGGCGCTGTTGGCCTGGCGCGCAGGCGCGTTCAAGGCCACGCGTATCGGCCCCGCCAGTGTTTGA
- a CDS encoding PEP-CTERM sorting domain-containing protein gives MVSVQGTRPQPHSRSSRLRTGLRLIPLLCAAWAGNAAAIDVIYQGPPGSSGLTGAAPGAAGGNGMTAPPAQIVTFSADFTNTLTVTGGRGGDGGNGAAGNANVAGGNAGAGGAGAATLADMASAIAAGPASLTVVGTGGRGGNAGQPGAGFGGQASGQGAVGGQGGAAEANATLTTNGGAFSQVAATATGGEGGLGIAGFAGGDGGAATSNARAGGSGSAPLQLTSSATGGAGAAATFEGARGGAGGAATATNGLTGAGSGVLDLTMLTTATGGRGGDADLDFTAVPHGLGGNGGAASVSHSSVYAGDSLNLAQTATGGAGGGTIFGMGGNGGNAASTISLSTGSAWWVDVAGTAIGGQGGASVGSPFDPGSEAGTPGGGGSANSQLWINASPASLGAQITGTSTATAGLGGNGAFPPDGGSAQASANVYGSGRVTSVANATGQYGAGAGGVGNAQATAGSNYIAVARANAAGGAAFFNAGAGATASAVASASYFASADAVATSGSGRFGNMDPSTASAQAIVTRIAGDASPVIPGQPSEARAHALASGIGSTAQARSTYTDYGRGAAVTTRAGNGQPNMLYTPEAGTAANVGGAAYGPWAPQDISSAVFSYASALPTADSVAPLIASSTEVANAFANAETLAAGTMAAAFFPMTASAELSLPFSAGNHLLLALVRPFFSPGFDSVFSFSVSNGGTSLYSGSFTTLAESDAVFNGHVLDLGVINGNTLDLLLTFTLESGIYGFSYLVGQGGPLTPVPEPGSWMLLMLGLALLAWRAGAFKTNRFGPMGGVGRV, from the coding sequence ATGGTCAGCGTACAAGGCACCCGCCCACAACCCCATTCCCGTTCCAGCCGCCTGCGTACCGGGCTGCGCCTGATACCGCTGCTGTGCGCGGCGTGGGCCGGCAACGCCGCGGCCATCGACGTCATCTACCAGGGCCCGCCGGGCAGCAGCGGCCTGACCGGCGCCGCGCCGGGCGCGGCCGGCGGCAACGGCATGACGGCGCCGCCGGCGCAGATCGTCACGTTCAGCGCCGACTTCACCAACACGCTGACCGTCACCGGCGGCCGGGGCGGCGACGGCGGCAACGGCGCGGCCGGCAACGCCAATGTCGCGGGCGGCAACGCCGGCGCCGGCGGCGCGGGCGCCGCCACCCTGGCCGACATGGCCTCGGCCATCGCGGCCGGCCCGGCCTCGCTGACCGTCGTCGGCACGGGCGGACGCGGCGGCAACGCCGGCCAGCCGGGCGCCGGCTTCGGCGGCCAGGCGAGCGGCCAGGGCGCCGTCGGCGGCCAGGGCGGGGCGGCGGAAGCCAACGCCACCCTGACCACCAACGGCGGCGCCTTCTCGCAGGTGGCGGCCACGGCCACCGGCGGCGAGGGCGGCCTGGGCATCGCCGGTTTCGCCGGCGGCGACGGCGGCGCCGCCACCAGCAACGCGCGCGCCGGCGGTAGCGGCAGCGCGCCGTTGCAACTGACTTCCAGCGCAACCGGCGGCGCCGGCGCGGCGGCCACCTTCGAAGGCGCGCGCGGCGGGGCCGGCGGCGCGGCCACCGCCACCAATGGCCTGACCGGCGCCGGTTCCGGCGTGCTCGACCTGACCATGCTGACCACCGCCACCGGCGGTCGCGGCGGCGACGCCGATCTCGACTTCACGGCCGTTCCGCACGGCTTGGGCGGCAACGGCGGCGCGGCCTCGGTGAGCCACAGTTCGGTCTACGCCGGCGACTCGCTGAACCTGGCGCAAACGGCCACCGGCGGCGCCGGCGGCGGCACCATCTTCGGCATGGGCGGCAACGGCGGCAACGCCGCGTCGACGATCTCGCTGTCGACCGGCAGCGCGTGGTGGGTCGATGTCGCCGGCACCGCCATCGGCGGCCAGGGCGGCGCCAGCGTGGGCAGCCCGTTCGACCCCGGCTCGGAGGCGGGCACGCCGGGCGGCGGCGGTTCGGCCAACAGCCAGTTGTGGATCAACGCCTCGCCAGCGAGCCTGGGCGCCCAGATCACCGGCACCAGCACGGCCACCGCCGGCCTGGGCGGCAATGGCGCCTTCCCTCCCGATGGCGGCTCGGCCCAAGCCTCGGCGAACGTCTACGGCAGCGGCCGGGTAACCAGCGTGGCCAACGCCACCGGCCAGTACGGCGCCGGCGCCGGCGGGGTCGGCAACGCCCAGGCCACCGCCGGCTCGAACTACATCGCCGTCGCGCGCGCCAACGCGGCCGGCGGAGCCGCGTTCTTCAACGCCGGCGCCGGCGCCACCGCCAGCGCGGTGGCCAGCGCCAGCTACTTCGCCAGCGCCGACGCGGTGGCCACCTCCGGCAGCGGCCGTTTCGGGAACATGGACCCGTCGACGGCGAGCGCGCAGGCGATCGTCACCCGCATCGCCGGCGACGCCTCGCCGGTGATCCCCGGACAGCCTTCCGAGGCGCGCGCCCACGCGCTGGCCAGCGGCATAGGCAGCACCGCCCAGGCGCGCAGCACCTACACCGACTACGGCCGCGGCGCGGCCGTCACCACCCGTGCCGGCAACGGCCAACCGAACATGCTGTACACACCCGAGGCGGGCACCGCCGCCAACGTCGGCGGCGCGGCCTACGGCCCCTGGGCGCCCCAGGACATCAGCTCGGCGGTCTTCTCGTACGCCAGCGCACTGCCCACGGCGGACTCGGTGGCGCCGCTGATCGCCTCGTCGACCGAGGTGGCGAACGCGTTCGCCAACGCCGAGACACTGGCCGCCGGCACCATGGCCGCCGCCTTCTTCCCCATGACCGCCAGCGCCGAATTGAGCTTGCCGTTCAGCGCCGGCAACCACCTGCTGCTGGCACTGGTGCGGCCGTTCTTCTCGCCCGGCTTCGACAGCGTCTTCAGCTTCTCCGTCAGCAACGGCGGCACATCGCTGTATTCGGGCAGCTTCACCACGCTCGCCGAGTCCGACGCGGTGTTCAACGGCCATGTGCTCGACCTGGGCGTCATCAACGGCAACACGCTCGATCTGCTGCTCACCTTCACCCTGGAGAGCGGCATCTACGGCTTCAGCTATCTGGTCGGCCAGGGCGGTCCGCTGACGCCGGTGCCGGAGCCGGGCAGCTGGATGTTGCTGATGCTGGGCCTGGCGCTGCTGGCCTGGCGCGCCGGCGCGTTCAAGACCAACCGTTTCGGTCCGATGGGCGGCGTCGGCCGTGTTTGA
- a CDS encoding methyl-accepting chemotaxis protein: MFSNMKVAVRLSLGFGAVVLLLLVLSAVSMMRMAAMDQDMDLIMEDRYPKVVLANEAAKLTLDNARQVRSMLLATSDDERDKYKAAAEGNRAKVTEVLAKLDKLLTLPKAREVFKEITDKNTVLNQAYNELYDLIKTDPKKAVSFLKEQFVTVNSGYLASLESLVKFQNELMDQERVAANANYETTRTVIITLAVAAVLIAIALAWVITASLVKSLGGEPGYAADVMRRISDGDLSGEVRIKPGDSGSLLLTIKEMVAKLTQVIDGQRTVVEAANRGNFGARIDLNGLQGFQREMGEGLNQLATTTGASIDDVVRVMGAMSEGDLTQTIDKHYEGAFGELKKYANNTVAKLAQVVSEVNANAEGLAAASEEVSATANSLAQAASEQAAGVEETSASVEQMTASVAQNTDNAKVTDAMASRAASEATEGGEAVRSTVSAMKQIAAKVLIIDDIAYQTNLLALNAAIEAARAGEHGKGFAVVAAEVRKLAERSQIAAQEIGEVATSSVSLAEQAGQMLGAMVPNIKKTSELVQEITAASEEQSSGLAQINGAIAQLSQTTQQNAAGSEELASTAEQMSSQAEELQQAMSFFKIGHVSGGARSAAPRPQPRGGSRPVPIRQVELSGVAPDESKFVKY, from the coding sequence ATGTTTTCAAACATGAAGGTGGCCGTCCGGCTGTCGCTGGGTTTCGGCGCGGTGGTGCTGTTGTTGCTCGTGCTATCGGCGGTCAGCATGATGCGCATGGCGGCGATGGACCAGGATATGGATCTGATCATGGAGGACCGCTATCCCAAGGTGGTGCTGGCCAACGAGGCGGCCAAGCTCACCTTGGACAACGCCCGCCAGGTGCGCAGCATGCTGCTGGCCACCAGCGACGATGAACGCGACAAATACAAGGCGGCGGCCGAGGGCAACCGCGCCAAGGTGACCGAGGTGCTGGCCAAGCTCGACAAGCTGCTCACGCTGCCCAAGGCGCGCGAAGTGTTCAAGGAGATCACCGACAAGAACACCGTGCTCAACCAGGCCTACAACGAACTGTATGACCTCATCAAGACCGATCCCAAGAAGGCGGTGTCCTTCCTGAAGGAGCAGTTCGTCACCGTCAACAGCGGCTACCTGGCCTCGCTCGAGTCGCTGGTCAAATTCCAGAACGAACTGATGGATCAGGAGCGCGTCGCCGCCAACGCCAATTACGAAACCACGCGCACGGTGATCATCACCCTCGCGGTGGCGGCGGTGCTGATCGCGATCGCGCTGGCCTGGGTCATCACCGCCAGCCTGGTCAAGAGCCTCGGCGGCGAACCGGGCTACGCGGCCGACGTGATGCGCCGCATTTCCGACGGCGACCTGAGCGGTGAAGTGCGGATCAAGCCGGGCGATAGCGGCAGCCTGCTGCTCACCATCAAGGAGATGGTGGCCAAACTGACGCAGGTGATCGACGGCCAGCGCACCGTGGTGGAAGCGGCCAACCGCGGCAACTTCGGCGCGCGCATCGACCTCAACGGTCTGCAGGGCTTCCAGCGCGAGATGGGCGAGGGCCTGAACCAGCTCGCCACCACCACCGGCGCCAGCATCGACGACGTGGTGCGCGTCATGGGCGCGATGTCCGAGGGCGACCTGACGCAGACCATCGACAAGCACTACGAGGGCGCCTTCGGCGAGCTGAAAAAATACGCCAACAACACCGTGGCCAAACTGGCGCAGGTGGTGTCGGAGGTCAACGCCAACGCCGAAGGCCTGGCGGCAGCCTCCGAAGAGGTCAGCGCAACGGCCAATTCGCTGGCGCAGGCGGCCAGCGAGCAGGCCGCCGGCGTCGAGGAAACCTCGGCATCGGTCGAGCAGATGACGGCGTCGGTGGCGCAAAACACCGACAACGCCAAGGTGACCGACGCCATGGCCAGCCGCGCGGCGTCCGAGGCCACCGAGGGCGGCGAGGCGGTGCGTTCGACGGTGTCGGCGATGAAGCAGATCGCCGCCAAGGTGCTGATCATCGACGACATCGCCTACCAGACCAACCTGCTGGCGCTGAACGCGGCCATCGAGGCGGCGCGCGCGGGCGAGCACGGCAAGGGCTTCGCGGTGGTCGCCGCCGAGGTGCGCAAGCTGGCCGAGCGCAGCCAGATTGCCGCGCAGGAGATCGGCGAGGTCGCCACCAGCAGCGTCAGCCTTGCCGAGCAGGCCGGGCAGATGCTGGGGGCGATGGTGCCGAACATCAAAAAGACGTCCGAGCTGGTGCAGGAGATCACGGCCGCGTCGGAGGAACAGTCGTCGGGGCTGGCGCAGATCAACGGCGCCATCGCGCAGCTGAGCCAGACCACGCAGCAGAACGCCGCCGGCTCGGAGGAGCTGGCGTCGACGGCCGAGCAGATGAGCAGCCAGGCCGAGGAGCTCCAGCAGGCCATGAGTTTCTTCAAGATCGGCCACGTGTCCGGCGGCGCCAGGAGCGCCGCCCCGCGCCCGCAGCCGCGCGGCGGCTCTCGTCCGGTGCCGATACGCCAGGTCGAACTGTCGGGCGTGGCGCCCGATGAATCGAAGTTCGTGAAGTATTGA
- a CDS encoding glutathione S-transferase N-terminal domain-containing protein — protein MTDLSNFPITQKWPAQHADRIQLYSLPTPNGVKVSILLEETGLPYEPHLVSFETNDQMSPEFLSLNPNNKIPAIVDPNGPDGKPLALFESGAILIYLAEKSGQFLPADAAGRYETIQWLMFQMGGIGPMFGQLGFFHKFAGKDYEDKRPRDRYVAESKRLLGVLNERLATRQWLVGDQYTIADIATFPWVRNLIGFYQAGDLVGIADFPHVTRALEAFVARPAVAKGLEIPKRS, from the coding sequence ATGACCGATCTCTCCAATTTCCCCATCACGCAAAAATGGCCGGCCCAGCACGCCGACCGCATCCAGCTGTATTCGCTGCCCACGCCCAACGGCGTCAAGGTCTCCATCCTGCTGGAGGAAACCGGTTTGCCGTACGAGCCCCATCTGGTGAGCTTCGAGACCAACGACCAGATGTCGCCGGAATTCCTGTCGCTCAATCCGAACAACAAGATTCCGGCCATCGTCGATCCCAACGGTCCGGACGGCAAGCCGCTGGCGCTGTTTGAATCCGGCGCGATTTTGATCTATCTGGCGGAAAAGAGCGGGCAATTCCTGCCGGCCGACGCCGCCGGGCGTTATGAGACCATCCAGTGGCTGATGTTCCAGATGGGCGGCATCGGGCCGATGTTCGGCCAGTTGGGCTTCTTCCACAAGTTCGCCGGCAAGGACTACGAAGACAAGCGCCCGCGCGACCGCTACGTGGCCGAGTCCAAGCGCTTGCTGGGGGTGTTGAACGAGCGTCTGGCGACGCGCCAGTGGCTGGTCGGCGACCAATACACGATCGCCGACATCGCCACCTTCCCGTGGGTGCGCAATCTGATCGGTTTCTATCAGGCCGGCGATCTGGTGGGCATCGCGGACTTCCCGCACGTGACGCGGGCGCTGGAGGCGTTCGTCGCCAGGCCGGCGGTGGCGAAGGGCCTGGAGATACCGAAGCGGAGCTAG